In one window of Streptomyces sp. NBC_00193 DNA:
- a CDS encoding 3-hydroxybenzoate 6-monooxygenase, whose translation MTSGPATHALVAGGGIGGLAAALSLARRGHRVTVLERAEAFTEIGAGIQLAPNAFHALDRLGVGPAVRERAVFTAELRFMDGVTGETVATLPLTERYRRRFAGPYAVVHRADLYQPLLSACRAADGIELVTGAAVRAYAQQPSAVTVSTADGRSFTGDLLVGADGIRSAVRAQLVGDGAPRVCGHTIYRSVIPIGKVPEELRWNAVTLWAGPRWHFVHYVIGGGKYLNLAATLDDGAREPVAGRPAPRDLVHERFRELRGPARRLLHLGEEWREWVLCDRDPVDVWTDGRVTLLGDAAHPMLQYAAQGACQSLEDAVVLGELLGDATADDVPARLEKYNAERRERTARTQLLAREMGERLYHPAGEAARARNAMLRSLGEDDLYEHMAWLHGARPFCEETA comes from the coding sequence ATCACGAGCGGGCCCGCGACGCACGCACTCGTCGCCGGCGGGGGCATAGGCGGTCTCGCCGCAGCCCTCTCCCTCGCACGGCGGGGACACCGCGTCACGGTCCTGGAGCGCGCGGAGGCCTTCACCGAGATCGGCGCGGGCATCCAGCTCGCCCCCAACGCCTTCCACGCCCTGGACCGGCTGGGCGTGGGCCCGGCGGTGCGCGAGCGGGCGGTGTTCACCGCCGAACTCCGCTTCATGGACGGAGTCACCGGCGAGACCGTCGCCACCCTGCCCCTCACCGAGCGCTACCGCCGCAGGTTCGCCGGCCCCTACGCGGTCGTGCACCGGGCCGACCTCTACCAGCCGCTGCTCTCGGCGTGCCGCGCGGCCGACGGCATCGAGCTGGTGACCGGCGCCGCCGTCCGCGCGTACGCCCAGCAGCCGTCCGCAGTCACCGTGTCCACGGCCGACGGCCGGAGCTTCACCGGCGATCTGCTGGTCGGGGCCGACGGCATCCGGTCGGCCGTCCGCGCCCAGCTCGTCGGCGACGGAGCCCCCCGGGTCTGCGGGCACACCATCTACCGCTCGGTGATACCGATCGGGAAGGTTCCCGAGGAGCTGCGGTGGAACGCGGTGACGCTGTGGGCCGGCCCCCGATGGCACTTCGTCCACTACGTCATCGGGGGCGGGAAGTACCTCAACCTCGCCGCGACCCTGGACGACGGCGCCCGCGAGCCCGTGGCGGGACGGCCCGCCCCGCGGGACCTCGTCCACGAGCGCTTCCGGGAACTGCGCGGCCCGGCCCGCCGGCTCCTCCACCTGGGCGAGGAATGGCGCGAGTGGGTGCTGTGCGACCGCGACCCCGTGGACGTGTGGACCGACGGGCGGGTGACCCTGCTGGGCGACGCGGCCCACCCGATGCTCCAGTACGCCGCCCAGGGGGCGTGCCAGAGCCTGGAGGACGCCGTGGTGCTGGGGGAGCTCCTCGGCGACGCCACCGCCGACGACGTGCCCGCGCGCCTGGAGAAGTACAACGCCGAACGGCGCGAACGCACCGCACGTACCCAGCTCCTGGCCAGGGAGATGGGAGAACGGCTCTACCACCCCGCCGGCGAGGCCGCCCGCGCGCGCAACGCGATGCTGCGGTCACTGGGCGAGGACGACCTGTACGAGCACATGGCCTGGCTGCACGGCGCCCGGCCCTTCTGCGAGGAGACAGCATGA
- a CDS encoding MAB_1171c family putative transporter: MKGQDYYTPAAAMAIALAFKLPTLRKNWRDPLLRSVCALLTLAGAVFTFAAPPTIAAVNRWTGIPNFSAPFVYCLITAFSAACLVLIVNWRGGPPEETRRVSRAWILGYSVVIVTLMVLFVLGDSPVERLRDFDTYYANTPFTREMIALYLVAHNVAAIVMVAMCWRWSLQVRGWLRVGLVIIVIGYVFNLCYDATKMTAVVARWTGHDLDWLSTSVAPPVASIGANVSAIGFVLPLVFQRLSDAWQYWSTYRRLGTLWRELRTCGPEGAPSVRMAWWSAVELRMIQRESDIHDGFLHLGPYFDQSHRDDALARAFAAGADEETARAVADAAMVAAAVRARAADPEGRVIGASDEGAPPPADGPRDLVRISHALRNSRVVAECRRQSSLSGS; encoded by the coding sequence TTGAAAGGCCAGGACTACTACACGCCGGCAGCCGCGATGGCGATCGCACTCGCCTTCAAACTGCCGACGCTACGGAAAAACTGGCGCGATCCGCTCCTGCGGTCGGTCTGCGCCCTGCTCACCTTGGCCGGCGCCGTCTTCACCTTCGCCGCCCCGCCCACCATCGCGGCGGTCAACCGCTGGACCGGCATACCCAACTTCTCCGCCCCGTTCGTCTACTGCCTGATCACCGCCTTCAGCGCCGCCTGCCTCGTGCTCATCGTCAACTGGCGCGGCGGCCCCCCGGAGGAGACCCGGCGCGTCTCGCGCGCGTGGATCCTCGGCTATTCCGTGGTGATCGTGACGCTGATGGTGCTGTTCGTCCTCGGTGACAGCCCGGTCGAGCGGCTGCGGGACTTCGACACCTACTACGCCAACACCCCCTTCACCCGGGAGATGATCGCCCTCTACCTGGTGGCCCACAACGTGGCCGCCATCGTGATGGTCGCGATGTGCTGGCGCTGGTCCCTGCAGGTGCGCGGCTGGCTCCGCGTCGGCCTCGTGATCATCGTCATCGGATACGTCTTCAACCTCTGCTACGACGCCACCAAGATGACCGCCGTCGTCGCCCGCTGGACCGGCCACGACCTGGACTGGCTGAGCACCTCGGTGGCACCGCCCGTCGCCTCCATCGGAGCCAACGTCAGCGCCATCGGCTTCGTCCTCCCGCTGGTGTTCCAGCGGCTGTCCGACGCCTGGCAGTACTGGTCCACGTACCGGCGGCTGGGCACGCTCTGGCGGGAGCTGCGCACCTGCGGCCCCGAGGGCGCCCCCAGCGTGCGGATGGCCTGGTGGTCCGCCGTGGAGCTGCGGATGATCCAGCGCGAGTCGGACATCCACGACGGCTTCCTGCACCTCGGCCCGTACTTCGACCAGTCCCACCGGGACGACGCCCTCGCGCGTGCCTTCGCCGCCGGCGCCGACGAGGAGACCGCGCGGGCCGTCGCCGACGCGGCCATGGTCGCGGCCGCCGTGCGCGCCCGGGCGGCCGACCCCGAGGGGCGGGTCATCGGGGCCAGCGACGAGGGGGCCCCGCCGCCCGCCGACGGTCCCCGCGACCTCGTGCGGATCTCGCACGCCCTGCGCAACTCCCGCGTGGTGGCCGAATGCCGACGGCAGTCGTCCCTGTCGGGAAGCTGA
- a CDS encoding toxin-antitoxin system, toxin component yields MSIGREQRRLCGELVAGINLSAPVEPVDLYAALCEGMSKHRGRRVEFRMASFPPGTASGLWLDMADRDLVVIEERTAPDHQLVILGHELWHMKAGHCSHHVDGAAVAARMLTDEADIGETVRRVAARTRADVQEETEAETFGLLLGSRCRTWLAGSASHRAPAQRDQLAGRIEAALGYRGHRNDR; encoded by the coding sequence GTGAGCATAGGCAGAGAGCAGCGGCGGTTGTGCGGGGAGCTGGTGGCAGGCATCAACCTGTCCGCGCCCGTGGAGCCCGTGGACCTCTACGCCGCCCTCTGCGAGGGCATGAGCAAGCACCGCGGCCGCCGGGTGGAGTTCCGGATGGCCTCGTTCCCGCCGGGAACGGCCAGCGGCCTGTGGCTCGACATGGCGGACCGCGATCTGGTGGTCATCGAGGAACGCACCGCACCCGACCACCAACTGGTGATCCTCGGGCACGAGCTGTGGCACATGAAGGCCGGTCACTGCAGCCACCACGTCGACGGCGCCGCCGTCGCCGCCCGGATGCTGACGGACGAGGCCGACATCGGCGAGACCGTGCGGCGCGTCGCCGCGCGCACCCGAGCCGACGTCCAGGAGGAGACCGAGGCGGAAACCTTCGGTCTGCTGCTGGGCAGCCGCTGCCGGACCTGGCTGGCCGGATCCGCCAGCCACCGGGCACCGGCACAGCGGGACCAACTGGCCGGCCGCATCGAGGCCGCGCTCGGATACCGGGGGCACAGGAACGACCGTTGA
- a CDS encoding anthranilate synthase family protein — protein MAPDLLARVLDGSVGAFALLYRPESTAPGTLEVLLGDTAACATLADLPLTDPAALSGGGEVLALVPYRQITERGFAALDDGEPLIALTVAERQDLPLAAALRRLPDDPVKVESEEFDLSDEAYADIVRRVVADEIGTGEGANFVIKRTFTAWLPDCSVVGALSFFRRLLEREAGAYWTFLVHTGDRMLIGATPERHISVRGGTAVMNPISGTYCYPPGGPTLDGVLSFLTDRKEADELYMVVDEELKMMSRLCRSGGRLIGPYLKEMTRLAHTEYLIEGSTDLDVRDILRETLFAPTVTGAPLENAARVISRHETTGRGYYSGVAALIGRDPSGARSLDSAILIRTADIAADGRLRIGVGATLVRHSDPEAEARETRAKAAGLLAALAGPAPSRFAAHPEVRAALALRNETVAGFWLDDPGGRNGATDELAGRRVLVVDAEDTFTAMLAQLIRSLGAEVTVRRFDEPYDTAAHDLVVLGPGPGDPGDLAHPKIAHLRAEVSRLLVREQPFLGVCLSHQVLSGFLGLGLVRRAAPNQGVQREIDLLGGRERVGFYNTFAARAEADVLDHPDHGRVAVSRDRDTGEVHALEGRHFASVQFHAESVLTQEGRRILGSLLTGVLRP, from the coding sequence GTGGCCCCGGACCTCCTCGCCCGGGTCCTGGACGGCTCCGTGGGAGCCTTCGCCCTGCTGTACCGCCCGGAATCCACGGCCCCGGGCACCCTGGAAGTGCTGCTGGGCGACACGGCCGCCTGCGCCACCCTGGCGGACCTCCCGCTCACGGACCCCGCGGCACTGTCAGGCGGGGGCGAGGTGCTCGCCCTGGTGCCGTACCGGCAGATCACCGAGCGCGGGTTCGCCGCCCTCGACGACGGCGAGCCGCTCATCGCGCTGACCGTCGCCGAACGGCAGGACCTCCCGCTCGCCGCGGCCCTGCGCCGACTGCCCGACGACCCGGTCAAGGTCGAGTCCGAGGAGTTCGACCTCTCGGACGAGGCGTACGCGGACATCGTGCGCCGGGTGGTCGCCGACGAGATCGGCACCGGCGAAGGCGCGAACTTCGTGATCAAGCGGACGTTCACGGCCTGGCTGCCGGACTGCTCGGTCGTCGGCGCCCTGTCCTTCTTCCGCCGCCTCCTCGAACGGGAGGCCGGGGCCTACTGGACCTTCCTCGTGCACACCGGCGACCGGATGCTCATCGGCGCCACCCCCGAGCGCCACATCAGCGTCCGGGGCGGCACCGCGGTGATGAACCCCATCAGCGGCACCTACTGCTACCCCCCGGGCGGCCCCACGCTCGACGGCGTCCTGTCCTTCCTGACGGACCGGAAGGAAGCCGACGAGCTGTACATGGTCGTCGACGAGGAGCTGAAGATGATGTCCCGGCTCTGCCGGTCCGGCGGGCGGCTCATCGGCCCCTACCTCAAGGAGATGACCCGGCTCGCGCACACCGAGTACCTCATCGAGGGCAGCACCGACCTGGACGTGCGCGACATCCTCCGGGAGACCCTGTTCGCCCCGACGGTGACCGGCGCACCGCTGGAGAACGCCGCCCGGGTGATCAGCCGCCACGAGACCACCGGACGCGGCTACTACAGCGGCGTCGCCGCGCTCATCGGCAGGGACCCCTCGGGCGCCCGGAGCCTCGACTCCGCCATCCTCATCCGGACGGCCGACATCGCCGCGGACGGCCGGCTGCGCATCGGCGTCGGCGCCACGCTGGTGCGCCACTCCGATCCCGAAGCCGAGGCGCGCGAGACCCGGGCCAAGGCCGCCGGGCTGCTCGCGGCCCTGGCCGGCCCCGCCCCCAGCCGCTTCGCCGCCCATCCCGAGGTGCGCGCCGCGCTCGCCCTGCGCAACGAGACCGTCGCCGGGTTCTGGCTGGACGACCCGGGCGGCAGGAACGGGGCCACCGACGAACTGGCGGGGCGCCGCGTCCTGGTGGTGGACGCCGAGGACACCTTCACGGCGATGCTCGCCCAGCTGATCCGCTCCCTCGGCGCGGAGGTCACCGTACGGCGGTTCGACGAGCCGTACGACACCGCGGCGCACGACCTGGTGGTCCTGGGCCCCGGTCCGGGCGACCCGGGCGACCTCGCGCATCCGAAGATCGCCCACCTCAGGGCCGAGGTCTCCCGGCTGCTCGTACGGGAGCAGCCCTTCCTCGGGGTGTGCCTGAGCCACCAGGTGCTGAGCGGGTTCCTCGGTCTCGGCCTGGTCCGCCGCGCGGCCCCGAACCAGGGGGTGCAGCGCGAGATCGACCTGCTGGGAGGGCGCGAACGGGTGGGCTTCTACAACACGTTCGCCGCCCGGGCCGAGGCCGACGTCCTCGATCATCCCGACCACGGCCGGGTGGCGGTGAGCCGGGACCGCGACACCGGGGAGGTGCACGCCCTGGAGGGCCGGCACTTCGCCTCCGTACAGTTCCACGCGGAGTCCGTCCTGACCCAGGAAGGCAGGCGGATCCTCGGTTCGCTGCTCACCGGGGTGCTGCGGCCGTGA
- a CDS encoding helix-turn-helix transcriptional regulator, with product MTDGFPAPVAVANTLLAATVTRVAELAGKLGRDRNQVFDLRRLSEASGVPADVVRSLLDGRPAGEPDLQTRFLQRLDLLRRTRVKPNGRRYTQQEIADGAAMSRQQAGALINGDRRPTMEHCDAIQRFFGVHAGFLTAHDADALTDALQRTEQQLLQDFAGRSRETAPAPAASTGDPLARLLQNHGVRGIAWRAAQLPSDKHRDKVTEWLDMLLESVKPNES from the coding sequence GTGACAGACGGCTTCCCGGCTCCCGTCGCGGTGGCCAACACGCTCCTGGCAGCCACCGTCACGCGGGTCGCAGAACTCGCGGGCAAGCTGGGCCGCGACCGGAACCAGGTCTTCGACCTGCGCCGCCTCTCCGAGGCCTCGGGCGTCCCGGCCGACGTGGTGCGGAGCCTGCTGGACGGCCGGCCCGCCGGCGAGCCCGATCTCCAGACCCGGTTCCTCCAGCGCCTCGACCTCCTGCGGCGCACCCGCGTCAAGCCCAACGGCCGCCGCTACACGCAGCAGGAGATCGCCGACGGCGCCGCCATGTCGCGCCAGCAGGCCGGGGCCCTGATCAACGGCGACCGGCGGCCGACCATGGAACACTGTGACGCGATCCAGCGCTTCTTCGGGGTGCACGCCGGATTCCTCACCGCCCATGACGCGGATGCGCTCACGGACGCCCTCCAGCGCACCGAGCAACAGCTGCTCCAGGACTTCGCGGGCCGTTCCCGGGAAACCGCACCCGCTCCGGCCGCTTCGACGGGCGATCCGCTGGCAAGACTTCTCCAGAACCACGGCGTACGCGGCATCGCCTGGAGAGCCGCCCAACTGCCCAGCGACAAGCACCGGGACAAGGTGACCGAATGGCTGGACATGCTCCTCGAAAGCGTCAAACCGAACGAATCCTGA
- a CDS encoding DUF4239 domain-containing protein has protein sequence MSEWLVLAIAMALVCALVLAFTAIRHRRVADDEDTSETPDVLEYMVMMVGVVYAIVLGLAIAGVWEARGAAEDSVRREAQSLYEVTQRADVYPAAVRDRIRGEVNAYVSHTVSVDWPRLTSGAPVSAEGGELLGKLRSDVTHQSPGNELQAQAYQPLLDHIAAADDARHERTQSDESTLPGVVWLGLVAGGLVTVGLIFTLQIRRSGRELLLAGLFSALIVFLLFMVWSFDAPFGRDGIDSAAPFQDLFPSLTLASGS, from the coding sequence GTGTCCGAATGGCTGGTCCTGGCCATCGCCATGGCGCTCGTCTGCGCCCTCGTCCTCGCGTTCACCGCGATCCGGCACCGCCGGGTCGCCGACGACGAGGACACCAGCGAAACCCCCGACGTCCTCGAGTACATGGTGATGATGGTCGGCGTGGTCTACGCGATCGTGCTCGGCCTGGCCATCGCGGGCGTCTGGGAGGCGCGCGGCGCCGCCGAGGACAGCGTGCGCCGCGAGGCCCAGTCCCTGTACGAGGTCACCCAGCGGGCCGACGTCTACCCGGCCGCCGTGCGCGACCGGATCCGCGGCGAGGTCAACGCGTACGTGTCCCACACCGTCAGCGTGGACTGGCCCCGGCTGACCTCCGGGGCCCCGGTGTCCGCGGAGGGCGGCGAACTGCTCGGCAAGCTGCGCAGCGACGTCACCCACCAGAGCCCGGGCAACGAGCTGCAGGCGCAGGCCTACCAGCCGCTGCTGGACCACATCGCGGCCGCCGACGACGCCCGCCACGAGCGGACGCAGAGCGACGAGTCCACCCTGCCGGGGGTGGTCTGGCTGGGGCTGGTCGCGGGCGGGCTGGTCACCGTCGGGCTGATCTTCACCCTGCAGATCCGGCGTTCGGGGCGGGAACTGCTGCTGGCGGGGCTGTTCAGCGCGCTGATCGTGTTCCTGCTGTTCATGGTGTGGAGCTTCGACGCGCCCTTCGGCCGGGACGGGATCGACTCGGCGGCCCCGTTCCAGGACCTGTTCCCGTCGCTGACCCTGGCCTCGGGGAGCTGA
- a CDS encoding YfcC family protein yields the protein MPTVQTPPEEPPPARKFSFPSALTILAIVTVAIWLLAFLVPAGQYDRNDSGAPVAGTYHRVDGTQSFTDRLNDLFLSPVNGLYGLQDPKTGEVGPTFSGDLYGSAGVFLFVLAIGAFITVVFATGALDRGIARLAHRLRDRGALLIAAVMVVFSILGTVEGFAEETLGFYGLLVPMMLALGYDRLVAVGASILGAGVGVLCSTVNPFATGVASSAADISLGDGIGLRFLMWIVLTTVTVLYVIRYARRVQKDPSKSICGFLPGDREQKATGAEEVEPELTGLHKVVLVLLVLVFAFMIFSVVPWSSALTGKADAAPYAWELDWSFAQLAALFICAAVLIGLVARMGEAKLSSTIIQGAADFISPALVIMLARGVTVIMNNSQITDTVLHSIEGVVKGTSSGIFAIIVFLVNLPLAFLIPSTSGHATLTMPILAPLADFAGVSRALMVTAWQSASGWMNLWVPTTAVTIGGVALAKVGYDKYLRFVWPLLGILFVLICGFLALGATM from the coding sequence ATCCCGACCGTGCAGACTCCGCCGGAGGAGCCGCCGCCCGCACGGAAGTTCTCCTTCCCCAGCGCGCTGACCATCCTGGCCATCGTCACCGTCGCGATCTGGCTGCTGGCCTTCCTCGTCCCGGCCGGCCAGTACGACCGCAACGACAGCGGCGCGCCCGTCGCCGGCACCTACCACCGGGTCGACGGCACCCAGAGCTTCACCGATCGCCTGAACGACCTGTTCCTCTCCCCCGTCAACGGGCTCTACGGCCTCCAGGACCCCAAGACCGGCGAGGTCGGGCCCACCTTCAGCGGTGATCTGTACGGCAGCGCGGGCGTGTTCCTCTTCGTGCTCGCGATCGGCGCCTTCATCACCGTCGTGTTCGCCACCGGGGCCCTCGACCGCGGCATCGCCCGCCTCGCCCACCGGCTGCGCGACCGCGGGGCGCTGCTCATCGCCGCCGTGATGGTGGTCTTCTCGATCCTGGGCACCGTGGAGGGCTTCGCCGAGGAGACCCTCGGTTTCTACGGTCTGCTGGTGCCGATGATGCTGGCCCTCGGCTACGACCGGCTGGTCGCGGTCGGCGCGAGCATCCTCGGCGCGGGCGTCGGCGTGCTCTGCTCGACGGTGAACCCGTTCGCGACCGGCGTCGCCTCCTCGGCGGCCGACATCTCGCTGGGCGACGGGATCGGGCTGCGCTTCCTCATGTGGATCGTGCTGACCACCGTGACCGTGCTCTACGTGATCCGGTACGCGCGGCGGGTCCAGAAGGACCCCTCCAAGTCGATCTGCGGGTTCCTGCCCGGGGACCGGGAGCAGAAGGCCACCGGCGCCGAGGAGGTGGAGCCGGAGCTGACCGGGCTGCACAAGGTCGTCCTGGTCCTGCTGGTCCTCGTCTTCGCCTTCATGATCTTCTCGGTGGTGCCCTGGTCGAGCGCGCTCACCGGGAAGGCGGACGCGGCCCCGTACGCCTGGGAACTGGACTGGTCCTTCGCCCAGTTGGCGGCGCTGTTCATCTGTGCGGCCGTGCTGATCGGCCTGGTCGCCCGGATGGGCGAGGCCAAGCTCAGCTCCACGATCATCCAGGGCGCCGCCGACTTCATCTCGCCCGCCCTGGTCATCATGCTGGCGCGCGGGGTCACGGTCATCATGAACAACTCGCAGATCACCGACACCGTGCTGCACTCCATCGAGGGCGTGGTGAAGGGGACTTCGTCCGGGATCTTCGCGATCATCGTCTTCCTCGTGAACCTCCCGCTCGCCTTCCTGATCCCCTCCACCTCCGGGCACGCCACGCTCACCATGCCGATCCTGGCCCCGCTCGCCGACTTCGCGGGCGTCTCCCGCGCGCTGATGGTGACGGCCTGGCAGTCGGCGAGCGGCTGGATGAACCTCTGGGTTCCCACCACCGCCGTCACCATCGGCGGTGTCGCACTGGCCAAGGTCGGCTACGACAAGTACCTGCGCTTCGTCTGGCCGTTGCTCGGCATCCTCTTCGTGCTGATCTGCGGGTTCCTGGCCCTGGGTGCCACGATGTGA
- a CDS encoding polyprenyl synthetase family protein, with product MNRLDVKPRIRGAVDVRGLLERGRTLSAPVLRKAVERLAAPMDTIAAYHFGWIDAAGNPSDADGGKALRSALALISAEAAGAPPEAGVTGAVAVELVHNFSLLHDDFMDGDEQRRHRDTVWKVHGPAQAILVGDALLALAGEVLLDLGTVDATRATRRLNTATRKLIDGQAQDMSFEQRDRASVAECLEMEGNKTGALLACAISIGAVLNGADDATADALERYGYHLGLAFQAVDDLLGIWGTPEQTGKQAWSDLKQRKKSLPVCAALEAGGPAAERLAALLAADAADAAYAGATGGAPDEVFDEVEFALRAALIEEAGGRAWTAAEARRQYDTALGALDEIYLPEEVREQLTALADFVVVRRR from the coding sequence ATGAACCGTCTGGACGTGAAGCCGAGGATCCGCGGCGCCGTTGACGTACGCGGCCTGCTGGAGCGGGGGCGCACCCTGTCCGCGCCCGTGCTGCGCAAGGCCGTCGAACGGCTGGCGGCGCCCATGGACACCATCGCCGCCTACCACTTCGGCTGGATCGACGCCGCGGGCAACCCGTCGGACGCAGACGGCGGCAAAGCCCTCCGGTCCGCCCTCGCCCTGATCTCCGCCGAAGCCGCCGGCGCCCCGCCCGAAGCGGGGGTGACCGGGGCGGTAGCGGTCGAGCTCGTGCACAACTTCTCGCTGCTGCACGACGACTTCATGGACGGCGACGAACAGCGCCGCCACCGCGACACGGTCTGGAAGGTGCACGGCCCGGCCCAGGCGATCCTGGTCGGGGACGCGCTGCTGGCGCTGGCCGGTGAGGTGCTGCTGGACCTGGGCACCGTCGACGCGACCCGCGCCACCCGCCGGCTGAACACCGCGACCCGCAAGCTGATCGACGGGCAGGCCCAGGACATGTCCTTCGAGCAGCGCGACCGGGCGTCCGTCGCCGAATGCCTGGAGATGGAGGGCAACAAGACGGGCGCGCTGCTGGCCTGCGCCATCTCCATAGGCGCCGTGCTCAACGGCGCCGACGACGCGACCGCCGACGCCCTGGAGCGCTACGGGTACCACCTCGGCCTCGCCTTCCAGGCCGTCGACGACCTGCTCGGCATCTGGGGCACCCCGGAGCAGACCGGAAAGCAGGCGTGGAGCGACCTCAAGCAGCGCAAGAAGTCGCTGCCGGTGTGCGCGGCGCTCGAAGCCGGCGGACCGGCCGCGGAGCGCCTCGCCGCACTGCTCGCCGCCGACGCCGCCGATGCCGCGTACGCCGGGGCCACCGGAGGCGCGCCGGACGAGGTCTTCGACGAGGTGGAGTTCGCGCTCCGGGCCGCCCTGATCGAGGAGGCCGGGGGCCGCGCGTGGACCGCCGCCGAGGCGAGGCGGCAGTACGACACCGCCCTCGGCGCCCTCGACGAGATCTACCTGCCCGAAGAGGTCCGCGAACAGCTCACCGCCCTGGCCGACTTCGTCGTCGTCCGGCGGCGCTGA
- a CDS encoding M20/M25/M40 family metallo-hydrolase, translated as MDADGSQTLEAQVDALMDGLQADLERLASIPSVAFPGYPPEPVEEAHDLLVSLLREAGVPTIERIDLPDTAPVIYGEIPPPHPDAPTVLLYGHYDVQPAGNPTLWLSPPFEPTPVPGVPGALRARGIADDKSNVIAHLGMLRVYGGRPPVGIKIVIEGQEEYGSPFDDYPPTDPERFACDAMVIADLGNLRPGTPTLTTGLRGACEVMVEVRTLKEARHSGEFGGAAPDALLVLLRALATLHDEHGDVAVPGLRRDPWEGTTYTEEEFRRLASVRDGLPLIGTGSLGERLWSGPAVTVIGLDAPDVAGAASAVVPYARAKLNLRFHPLQDAKEARTALVKHLRAQRPFGIPLTVTPGDTGPGFEARTGGPAYRAALTALKEAWGTEASYVATGGSIPLVNGLARAAPGAEVLLFGAQDSMCNLHAPNERVLLSEVRNTVVAMAAFVREYAADFRAPQAPPSPGGAQ; from the coding sequence GTGGACGCGGACGGCTCGCAGACCCTCGAAGCACAGGTCGACGCCCTGATGGACGGCCTGCAGGCCGACTTGGAACGGCTCGCGTCGATCCCCTCGGTCGCCTTCCCCGGCTACCCGCCGGAGCCCGTCGAGGAGGCGCACGACCTGCTCGTCTCCCTGCTGCGCGAGGCGGGCGTCCCCACCATCGAGCGGATCGACCTCCCCGACACCGCCCCGGTCATCTATGGCGAGATCCCGCCCCCGCATCCGGACGCCCCGACCGTCCTGCTGTACGGGCACTACGACGTCCAGCCCGCCGGCAATCCGACCCTCTGGCTCTCCCCGCCCTTCGAACCCACGCCCGTCCCCGGCGTCCCCGGCGCCCTGCGGGCGCGCGGCATCGCCGACGACAAGTCGAACGTGATCGCGCACCTGGGCATGCTCCGGGTCTACGGCGGCCGGCCGCCCGTCGGGATCAAGATCGTGATCGAGGGGCAGGAGGAGTACGGCAGCCCCTTCGACGACTATCCGCCCACCGATCCGGAGCGGTTCGCCTGCGACGCGATGGTCATCGCCGACCTCGGCAACCTGCGACCCGGCACCCCGACCCTGACCACCGGTCTGCGCGGGGCCTGCGAGGTCATGGTGGAGGTGCGCACCCTCAAGGAGGCGCGGCACAGCGGGGAGTTCGGCGGAGCCGCTCCCGACGCCCTGCTGGTCCTGCTCCGGGCGCTGGCCACCCTGCACGACGAGCACGGAGACGTGGCGGTGCCCGGGCTGCGCCGCGATCCCTGGGAGGGAACGACCTACACCGAGGAGGAGTTCCGCCGGCTGGCCTCCGTCCGGGACGGACTGCCGCTGATCGGCACCGGCTCGCTCGGCGAGCGGCTGTGGAGCGGGCCCGCCGTCACCGTCATCGGGCTGGACGCCCCGGACGTGGCGGGTGCCGCCTCCGCCGTGGTCCCGTACGCGCGGGCCAAGCTGAACCTGCGCTTCCATCCGCTCCAGGACGCGAAGGAGGCCCGGACCGCGCTCGTGAAGCACCTGCGCGCGCAGCGCCCCTTCGGCATCCCGCTCACCGTCACCCCGGGCGACACCGGCCCCGGCTTCGAGGCGCGGACGGGCGGGCCGGCGTACCGGGCGGCACTGACCGCGCTGAAGGAGGCCTGGGGCACGGAGGCCTCGTACGTGGCCACGGGCGGCTCCATCCCGCTGGTGAACGGCCTCGCGAGGGCGGCTCCGGGCGCGGAGGTGCTGCTGTTCGGCGCGCAGGACAGCATGTGCAATCTGCACGCGCCGAACGAGCGGGTGCTGCTGTCGGAGGTCCGCAACACGGTGGTGGCGATGGCCGCCTTCGTCCGGGAGTACGCGGCGGACTTCCGCGCTCCACAGGCCCCGCCGTCCCCGGGAGGCGCGCAGTGA